A window of Amycolatopsis australiensis contains these coding sequences:
- a CDS encoding P-II family nitrogen regulator, translated as MKLITAIVKPFTLDDVRSALEQLGVLGMTVSEVQGYGRQKGHTEVYRGAEYSVDFVAKLKIEVVTDDTNVEKVLEAVTTAAHTGKIGDGKVWVTPVETVIRVRTGERGTDAL; from the coding sequence ATGAAGCTCATCACGGCGATTGTCAAGCCGTTCACGCTCGACGACGTCCGCTCCGCGCTGGAGCAGCTGGGCGTGCTGGGCATGACGGTCAGCGAGGTCCAGGGCTACGGACGGCAGAAGGGCCACACCGAGGTCTACCGCGGCGCGGAGTACTCGGTCGACTTCGTGGCCAAGCTGAAGATCGAGGTCGTCACCGACGACACCAACGTGGAGAAGGTCCTCGAGGCCGTCACCACCGCCGCGCACACCGGCAAGATCGGCGACGGCAAGGTGTGGGTGACCCCGGTCGAAACCGTCATCCGGGTACGGACCGGCGAGCGCGGCACGGACGCCCTATAG
- a CDS encoding ammonium transporter, with amino-acid sequence MLNAGDTAWVLASAALVMLMTPGLAFFYGGMVRAKSVLNMLMMNFIALAVVGVLWALYGFSMSFGDDAFGGLLGNFHFAGLENTFGKLAGFAVAATDSSPAVAWPGSDALPVLAFVMFQLMFAIITPALISGAIADRAKFWGWTLFVVIWVTIVYFPVAHWVFSFNGFIGANSVGGWIANNLKALDFAGGTAVHINAGAAGLALAIVLGKRKGWPKDTGRPHNVPFVLLGASLLWFGWYGFNAGSALAANDLAAVAFTNTTVATAAAVLGWLLVEQLKFGKPTTLGAASGAVAGLVAITPACGFVSPIGAIAIGLIAGVLCALAISLKFKLGFDDSLDVVGVHLVGGIVGTLLIGFFGTTSVNSLGADGLFYGGGFTQLGRQALAAGAVLAYSFVLSFIIGFVIKKAGGFRVSTEDEVTGIDEAQHAESAYDFTGAGGGLGHPTTIPVKSATPAAKLEESKA; translated from the coding sequence GTGCTGAACGCAGGAGACACCGCGTGGGTACTGGCCAGCGCCGCGCTGGTCATGCTCATGACCCCAGGACTGGCGTTCTTCTATGGCGGCATGGTCCGCGCGAAGAGCGTCCTGAACATGCTGATGATGAACTTCATCGCACTGGCCGTGGTGGGGGTGTTGTGGGCCCTGTACGGCTTCTCGATGTCGTTCGGCGACGACGCCTTCGGCGGTCTGCTCGGTAACTTCCACTTCGCCGGCTTGGAGAACACCTTCGGGAAGCTCGCCGGCTTCGCGGTCGCGGCCACCGACTCGAGCCCGGCGGTCGCCTGGCCCGGTTCGGACGCGCTGCCCGTGCTTGCGTTCGTCATGTTCCAGCTGATGTTCGCCATCATCACGCCCGCGCTGATCTCCGGCGCCATCGCCGACCGCGCGAAGTTCTGGGGCTGGACGCTGTTCGTCGTCATCTGGGTGACGATCGTGTACTTCCCGGTCGCGCACTGGGTGTTCTCCTTCAACGGCTTCATCGGCGCGAACTCCGTCGGCGGCTGGATCGCCAACAACCTCAAGGCACTCGACTTCGCCGGTGGCACCGCGGTCCACATCAACGCCGGTGCCGCGGGCCTCGCACTGGCCATCGTCCTCGGCAAGCGCAAGGGCTGGCCGAAGGACACCGGCCGCCCGCACAACGTGCCGTTCGTGCTGCTCGGCGCCTCGCTCCTGTGGTTCGGCTGGTACGGCTTCAACGCCGGTTCGGCGCTGGCCGCCAACGACCTCGCCGCGGTTGCGTTCACCAACACCACCGTCGCCACCGCCGCGGCCGTCCTCGGCTGGCTGCTGGTCGAGCAGCTCAAGTTCGGCAAGCCGACCACCCTGGGCGCGGCTTCCGGCGCGGTCGCCGGCCTCGTCGCGATCACCCCTGCGTGTGGTTTCGTGAGCCCGATCGGGGCCATCGCGATCGGCCTCATCGCCGGCGTCCTGTGCGCGCTGGCCATCTCGCTCAAGTTCAAGCTCGGCTTCGACGACTCGCTCGACGTCGTCGGCGTCCACCTGGTCGGCGGTATCGTCGGCACCCTGCTCATCGGCTTCTTCGGCACCACCAGCGTCAACTCGCTCGGCGCCGACGGCCTGTTCTACGGCGGCGGGTTCACCCAGCTGGGCCGTCAGGCGCTGGCCGCCGGAGCGGTGCTCGCGTACTCCTTCGTGCTGTCGTTCATCATCGGCTTCGTGATCAAGAAGGCGGGCGGTTTCCGCGTCAGCACCGAGGACGAAGTCACCGGCATCGACGAAGCCCAGCACGCGGAGAGCGCCTACGACTTCACCGGGGCGGGCGGTGGCCTCGGTCACCCGACGACCATCCCGGTCAAGTCCGCCACCCCGGCCGCGAAACTCGAGGAGAGCAAGGCATGA
- a CDS encoding putative RNA methyltransferase, whose protein sequence is MTSDDRGNDPLPPRVVEALRCSVCGAALEAVERTLRCRNRHSFDLARQGYVNLLHARIPAGTADTAPMVAARADFLASGAYRPLADELGRVCAEAGGLVIDAGAGTGYYLAHVLDAAPDAVGLALDVSAVALRRAARAHPRLGAAVWNLWEPWPVADGVASAVLNVFAPRNGPEFHRVLRPGGLLTVAAPAPDHLGELGDLVLTVDERKEERLDTALGGHFARTGRTEIRRKAELTPQQVRQAVEMGPTAFHLDRGDRRARLDALTEPQTVTVSFTVSTYRRL, encoded by the coding sequence ATGACCTCCGACGACCGCGGGAATGACCCACTGCCACCTCGGGTCGTGGAGGCGTTGCGCTGTTCGGTGTGCGGCGCGGCGCTGGAGGCGGTCGAACGCACGCTGCGTTGCCGGAACCGCCACTCGTTCGATCTAGCCCGCCAGGGTTACGTGAACCTGTTGCACGCGCGAATCCCGGCCGGGACGGCGGACACGGCACCGATGGTGGCGGCCCGCGCGGACTTCCTCGCGTCGGGCGCCTACCGGCCGCTGGCGGACGAGCTGGGCCGCGTGTGCGCGGAGGCGGGCGGCCTGGTGATCGACGCGGGAGCGGGCACGGGCTACTACCTGGCGCACGTCCTGGACGCGGCCCCGGACGCAGTGGGCCTCGCGCTGGACGTCTCGGCGGTGGCGTTGCGCCGAGCGGCCCGCGCACACCCGCGCCTGGGCGCGGCGGTGTGGAACCTGTGGGAGCCGTGGCCGGTTGCCGACGGGGTGGCGTCGGCGGTGCTGAACGTCTTCGCGCCACGCAACGGCCCGGAGTTCCACCGTGTGCTTCGGCCGGGCGGCTTGCTGACGGTGGCGGCCCCGGCTCCGGACCACCTCGGCGAGCTGGGCGACCTGGTGCTGACGGTGGACGAGCGCAAGGAGGAGCGCCTGGACACCGCACTGGGCGGGCATTTCGCCCGAACGGGACGGACGGAGATCCGCCGGAAGGCAGAGCTGACGCCGCAGCAGGTACGCCAGGCGGTGGAGATGGGCCCGACGGCATTCCACCTCGACCGCGGCGACCGCCGCGCCCGCCTGGACGCGCTGACGGAACCCCAGACGGTGACGGTGTCGTTCACGGTCTCGACGTACCGGCGGCTGTAA
- a CDS encoding (2Fe-2S)-binding protein: MKPDWTAPATRLADAEWVRARVGGAAKLYGCARPEVLGTIWWYSLSSVLVAPAIEGLVAGTPADPSLDAMELDLLADGRFLGARSIRRLDGGLPELGAAFAGALRTAITTIADVTGARARALGAIATDSIANRLLWTPDPERAVALAEPLVAAIGLHLPKPRFVRVGRTPAVRRASCCLIYEAGNPKCVSCPRQTPAERDARLRAALG; this comes from the coding sequence GTGAAGCCCGACTGGACCGCACCCGCGACCCGGCTCGCGGACGCCGAGTGGGTGCGCGCCCGCGTCGGCGGCGCGGCCAAGCTCTACGGCTGCGCCCGGCCGGAGGTCCTCGGCACGATCTGGTGGTACTCGCTCTCCTCCGTCCTCGTGGCGCCCGCGATCGAAGGGCTCGTCGCCGGGACGCCGGCCGACCCGTCGCTGGACGCGATGGAGCTGGACCTCCTCGCCGACGGCCGGTTCCTCGGCGCCCGTTCCATCCGTCGCCTCGACGGCGGCCTGCCCGAACTCGGCGCAGCGTTCGCCGGGGCGCTCCGGACCGCCATCACGACGATCGCCGACGTCACCGGAGCCCGTGCCCGGGCGCTCGGCGCCATCGCCACCGACTCGATCGCCAACCGGCTGCTGTGGACGCCCGACCCGGAACGGGCCGTGGCGCTCGCCGAGCCGCTCGTCGCCGCGATCGGCCTGCACCTGCCGAAGCCGCGCTTCGTCCGGGTCGGCCGCACGCCCGCCGTGCGCCGGGCGTCGTGCTGCCTGATCTACGAAGCCGGCAACCCGAAGTGCGTGAGCTGCCCACGCCAGACTCCTGCCGAGCGCGACGCCCGGCTGCGCGCCGCCCTGGGCTGA
- a CDS encoding VOC family protein: MTVRWSLTIDCAGPRALARFWAVALGYIERPPPAGFATWEAWFTHHGVPEEEWDDGAYLSDPEGVLPNLSFLKVPEGKVVKNRLHLDVQAGGGREVPWETRWERVVEAVARLTAAGATVVREYQLDGRPDHILMTDPEGNEFCVL; the protein is encoded by the coding sequence GTGACGGTGCGCTGGAGCCTGACGATCGACTGCGCGGGACCCCGCGCGCTGGCGAGGTTCTGGGCGGTGGCCCTCGGCTACATCGAGCGGCCGCCACCCGCCGGGTTCGCGACCTGGGAGGCCTGGTTCACCCACCACGGCGTTCCGGAGGAAGAGTGGGACGACGGCGCCTACCTCAGCGATCCGGAAGGTGTCCTGCCGAACCTGAGTTTCCTCAAGGTGCCGGAAGGGAAGGTGGTGAAGAACCGTCTCCACCTGGACGTCCAGGCCGGCGGGGGGCGTGAGGTGCCGTGGGAGACACGGTGGGAGCGGGTCGTCGAAGCGGTCGCCCGGCTCACCGCGGCCGGTGCGACGGTGGTACGGGAGTACCAGCTGGACGGCCGTCCGGACCACATCCTCATGACCGATCCGGAGGGCAACGAGTTCTGCGTGCTCTGA
- a CDS encoding serine hydrolase: MRAAIAGVAVVLAPLVGPAAQAAEVATAAQQLEWVVDATGRVPVPDAEVREHVAQVLLTAAGGTAGINAALARLGPVQVKRVVTETPDHVEAAVHGSADDYRLDLHVDAAGLIDSLRASPDDPAPSSWPEVDAQLAALGARVSFGASEILPDGSCRDVHGVRDDVQRPLGSAFKLYVLGALGRAVAEHKASWTEQLAIRDDWKSLPSGVLQNQPAGMRLPLSEYADKMISISDNTATDHLIHRLGRDAVQWQLTAFGNQRPSANVPFLTTKAMFELKATQYPARADAYLALPRWARPAAVAGLERLPLTGLQGWQAPEKIDDIEWFGSPDDMCRAFSGLQQENQPEIAHALSLNDGGLGLDRAKFPEVWFKGGSEPGVLTLNYLARTADGRSLVTSVMVSDPAAPLDENHVAARGIAVAKGAMALLAATLRP; this comes from the coding sequence ATGAGGGCAGCGATAGCCGGCGTGGCCGTGGTCCTGGCGCCACTGGTGGGTCCGGCGGCCCAAGCCGCCGAAGTGGCCACGGCGGCGCAGCAGCTCGAGTGGGTCGTCGACGCGACCGGGCGTGTCCCGGTACCGGACGCCGAGGTGCGCGAGCACGTCGCTCAGGTCCTGCTGACCGCGGCGGGCGGCACGGCGGGCATCAACGCCGCGCTCGCCCGGCTCGGCCCGGTGCAGGTGAAACGGGTCGTCACCGAGACGCCCGACCACGTCGAGGCCGCCGTCCACGGCTCCGCCGACGACTACCGGCTCGACCTGCACGTGGATGCAGCCGGGCTGATCGACAGCCTGCGGGCGAGCCCGGACGATCCGGCGCCGTCGTCGTGGCCGGAGGTCGACGCGCAGCTGGCGGCGCTCGGCGCGCGCGTGTCGTTCGGCGCGTCGGAGATCCTCCCGGATGGGAGCTGCCGGGACGTGCACGGCGTGCGTGACGACGTGCAGCGACCTCTGGGATCGGCGTTCAAGCTCTACGTCCTGGGCGCGCTCGGCAGGGCCGTTGCCGAGCACAAGGCTTCGTGGACCGAGCAGCTGGCCATTCGGGACGACTGGAAGAGCCTGCCGTCCGGAGTACTGCAGAACCAACCGGCCGGCATGCGACTGCCTCTGTCCGAGTACGCCGACAAGATGATTTCGATCAGCGACAACACCGCGACCGACCACTTGATCCACCGGCTCGGCCGGGACGCCGTCCAGTGGCAGCTCACCGCGTTCGGCAACCAGCGGCCGTCGGCGAACGTGCCGTTCCTGACCACGAAAGCGATGTTCGAGCTCAAGGCCACCCAGTACCCGGCCCGCGCCGACGCGTATCTGGCGTTGCCACGCTGGGCTCGGCCGGCGGCGGTAGCCGGGCTGGAACGGCTGCCGCTCACCGGCCTCCAAGGCTGGCAGGCCCCCGAGAAGATCGACGACATCGAGTGGTTCGGTTCACCGGACGACATGTGCCGCGCGTTCTCCGGCCTGCAGCAGGAGAACCAGCCGGAAATCGCGCACGCGCTGTCGCTGAACGACGGTGGGTTGGGGCTCGACCGGGCGAAGTTCCCGGAGGTCTGGTTCAAGGGCGGCAGCGAACCCGGCGTGCTGACCTTGAACTACCTGGCGCGCACCGCGGACGGCCGCTCGCTGGTCACCAGCGTCATGGTGTCGGACCCGGCCGCGCCGTTGGACGAAAACCACGTGGCGGCACGGGGAATCGCCGTCGCGAAGGGCGCAATGGCGCTCCTCGCGGCTACGCTTCGTCCGTGA
- a CDS encoding DUF3887 domain-containing protein: MPGEPLAVIGEALRKVRDAEAALREAVDAARAAGHTWQEIGDLLGTSRQAAFQRFGRPVDPATGESMAELKLPDAIHRAEELVAELVGCQWHEVRRDFDDRMREAVGEDELRLAWAQVAGSVGRYERMGEPYARSTGDYTVVHMPLSFEAGDRTVLVTYREDGQVAGLWIRPAEE, encoded by the coding sequence GTGCCGGGCGAACCACTGGCCGTGATCGGCGAGGCGCTGCGGAAGGTCCGTGACGCCGAGGCGGCACTGCGGGAAGCGGTGGACGCGGCCAGGGCCGCCGGGCACACGTGGCAGGAGATCGGTGATCTGCTGGGCACCAGCAGGCAAGCCGCCTTCCAGCGGTTCGGCAGGCCGGTCGATCCGGCGACGGGAGAGTCCATGGCGGAGCTGAAACTGCCCGACGCGATCCACCGCGCCGAAGAACTCGTGGCGGAACTCGTCGGCTGCCAGTGGCACGAAGTGCGCCGGGACTTCGACGACCGCATGCGTGAGGCGGTCGGCGAGGACGAGCTGCGGCTCGCCTGGGCGCAGGTGGCCGGATCGGTCGGCCGGTACGAGCGGATGGGGGAGCCGTATGCGCGGTCAACGGGCGACTACACGGTCGTTCACATGCCGCTGTCCTTCGAGGCGGGGGACCGGACCGTGCTGGTGACCTACCGCGAAGACGGGCAGGTGGCCGGGCTGTGGATCCGGCCGGCTGAGGAGTAG
- a CDS encoding O-acetylhomoserine aminocarboxypropyltransferase/cysteine synthase family protein yields the protein MSERTWGFRTRALHAGGTPDPATGARAVPIYQTTSFVFEDAADAANLFALQKYGNIYSRIGNPTVAAFEERIASLEGAIGGVATASGQAAEFLTFSALTEAGDHIVSASGLYGGTVTQLSGTLRRFGVETTFVSGGIDDYAAAITERTRLLYTEVIGNPGGGIADLAALADLAHAHDIPLVVDATLATPYLCRPIEHGADIVLHSATKFLGGHGTTLGGIVVESGKFDWGNGKFPRMTETVESYGGLKYWENFGEYAFCTRLRAEQLRDIGAVLSPHSAFLLLQGVETLPQRMDAHVANAQAVAEYLEADPRVAWVSYAGLPAHPHHDLARKYLPAGPGAVFSFGIEGGRAAGEKFVESVELLSHLANVGDARTLVIHPASTTHAQLSEEQLAAAGVGPDLIRLSIGLEDVDDILWDLDQALGKAVAG from the coding sequence ATGAGTGAACGCACCTGGGGCTTCCGCACCCGCGCACTGCACGCGGGCGGAACCCCCGATCCGGCGACCGGCGCGCGAGCCGTGCCGATCTACCAGACCACGAGCTTCGTCTTCGAAGACGCGGCCGACGCGGCCAACCTGTTCGCGCTGCAGAAGTACGGCAACATCTACAGCCGTATCGGCAATCCGACCGTGGCCGCGTTCGAGGAGCGCATCGCCAGCCTCGAAGGCGCGATCGGCGGGGTCGCCACGGCGAGCGGGCAGGCCGCGGAGTTCCTCACCTTCAGCGCGCTCACCGAGGCAGGCGACCACATCGTGTCGGCGAGCGGCCTCTACGGCGGCACGGTCACGCAGCTCAGCGGCACGCTCAGGCGGTTCGGCGTCGAGACGACGTTCGTCAGCGGCGGCATCGACGACTACGCGGCCGCGATCACCGAGCGGACCCGGCTGCTCTACACCGAGGTGATCGGCAACCCCGGCGGCGGCATCGCCGACCTCGCGGCGCTGGCGGATCTGGCCCATGCCCACGACATCCCGCTGGTGGTCGACGCGACGCTGGCGACGCCGTACCTGTGCCGGCCGATCGAGCACGGTGCCGACATCGTGCTGCACTCGGCGACGAAGTTCCTCGGTGGCCACGGGACGACCCTCGGCGGGATCGTCGTCGAGTCGGGGAAGTTCGACTGGGGCAACGGAAAGTTCCCGCGGATGACCGAGACCGTCGAGAGCTACGGCGGGCTCAAATACTGGGAGAACTTCGGCGAGTACGCGTTCTGCACCCGGCTGCGCGCCGAACAGCTGCGGGACATCGGCGCGGTCCTTTCTCCCCACTCGGCTTTCCTGCTGCTGCAAGGAGTCGAGACGCTGCCGCAACGGATGGACGCGCACGTGGCCAACGCGCAGGCCGTGGCGGAGTACCTCGAAGCCGACCCGCGGGTGGCGTGGGTGTCGTACGCCGGGCTGCCCGCGCACCCGCACCACGACCTGGCCCGGAAGTACCTGCCCGCGGGACCGGGCGCGGTGTTTTCGTTCGGCATCGAGGGCGGCCGGGCGGCGGGCGAGAAGTTCGTCGAATCGGTGGAACTGCTGTCGCACCTGGCGAACGTCGGCGACGCGAGGACGCTCGTGATCCACCCGGCGTCGACCACGCACGCGCAGCTGTCCGAGGAGCAGCTCGCCGCCGCGGGTGTCGGCCCCGACCTGATCCGGCTGTCGATCGGGCTCGAGGACGTCGACGACATCCTGTGGGACCTCGACCAGGCTCTCGGCAAGGCGGTGGCCGGATGA
- a CDS encoding CoA-binding protein, translated as MTYAVGAVERRAILNRTKSVTLVGASANPARPSYFVATYLLSSTRYEVNFVNPRLDTLLGKPVYASLKDVPGELDLVSVFRKHDDLPQVAEEVIDAGARTLWLQLGLWHEPVADRAHAAGLDVVMNRCVKIEHARFAGGLHLAGFNTGVISSRRQSGP; from the coding sequence ATGACATATGCGGTCGGAGCCGTCGAGCGGCGGGCGATCCTGAACCGGACGAAGTCGGTGACGCTGGTGGGCGCGTCGGCCAACCCGGCACGGCCCAGCTACTTCGTCGCGACCTATCTGCTCTCGTCGACTCGCTACGAAGTCAACTTCGTCAATCCGCGGCTGGACACGTTGCTCGGCAAGCCGGTGTACGCGTCGCTGAAGGACGTACCCGGCGAGCTGGACCTGGTCAGCGTGTTCCGGAAACACGACGACCTGCCTCAGGTCGCCGAGGAGGTCATCGACGCCGGCGCGCGGACACTGTGGCTGCAACTCGGGCTGTGGCACGAGCCGGTGGCCGACCGGGCGCACGCGGCCGGGCTGGACGTCGTGATGAACCGGTGCGTGAAGATCGAACACGCCCGGTTCGCGGGCGGGCTCCACCTGGCCGGATTCAACACCGGCGTGATCAGCTCGCGGAGGCAGTCGGGACCGTAG
- a CDS encoding MBL fold metallo-hydrolase, with amino-acid sequence MTEKLGITLSGGPTALLELGGLRLLTDPTFDAPGDHPIGDRVLVKTEASVLTEEAVGVVDAVLLSHDQHPDNLDDRGRAYLATVPLTLVTPTGAERLGGTARGLRPWEETRVGPLTVTAVPALHGPEGAEPMTGQVTGFVLSGDGLPTVYVSGDNASVDLVREIASRFRIDVAVLFAGAARTKLFDGAPLTLTSANAAEAAKVLGAAKVVPLHFRGWQHFSEGADVLRKEFEAAGLTDRLVLLEPGERAEV; translated from the coding sequence ATGACCGAGAAACTGGGGATCACCTTGTCCGGCGGCCCGACCGCGCTCCTGGAGCTGGGCGGCCTGCGACTGCTCACCGACCCGACTTTCGACGCCCCCGGCGATCATCCGATCGGCGACCGCGTGCTCGTCAAGACCGAGGCGTCGGTGCTGACCGAAGAGGCGGTCGGCGTGGTGGACGCAGTCCTGCTGTCCCACGACCAGCACCCCGACAACCTGGACGACCGCGGTCGCGCCTACCTCGCGACGGTGCCGTTGACGCTGGTCACGCCGACCGGCGCCGAGCGTTTGGGCGGAACTGCGCGGGGTTTGCGACCGTGGGAGGAGACGCGCGTGGGACCGCTGACGGTCACCGCGGTCCCGGCCTTGCACGGCCCGGAGGGCGCCGAGCCCATGACCGGACAGGTCACCGGGTTCGTCCTGAGCGGCGACGGACTGCCGACGGTGTACGTCAGCGGGGACAACGCGTCGGTCGACCTGGTGCGCGAGATCGCGTCGCGGTTCCGTATAGACGTCGCGGTGCTGTTCGCGGGCGCGGCTCGGACAAAGCTCTTCGACGGCGCTCCCCTGACGCTGACCAGCGCGAACGCCGCCGAAGCGGCGAAGGTACTCGGCGCGGCGAAGGTGGTGCCGCTGCACTTCCGCGGCTGGCAGCACTTCAGCGAGGGCGCAGACGTGCTGCGAAAGGAGTTCGAGGCAGCGGGCCTCACGGACCGGCTTGTTCTGCTGGAACCCGGAGAGCGCGCGGAGGTCTGA
- the alc gene encoding allantoicase — protein MEAVVSERPEWTELPDLASRRFGGTVMWATDELFAEKENLVNPWAPAHRADTFGPKGQVYDGWETRRHREPGDDQAILRLGLAGTVAGVIVDTAFFKGNYPPFVSVEATSVPGYPSAAELLSADWDVLVDRAPAAGHTENFYAVNGSRRYTHVRLTQHPDGGVARLRVHGAPIPDPDLLDLDALDLAALENGAVVTGCSNKFYSSPNNMLSPGLAAHQAEGWETARRRDDGNDWVTLRLAGAGIVRFAELDTSNLKGNAPGWASVSGRDTYGEWVDLLPKTRLQPDTRHRFALKDGPEVTEARLDIYPDGGLARLRLFGRLTEAGRTNLKARFAKTR, from the coding sequence ATGGAGGCTGTGGTGTCCGAACGTCCGGAGTGGACGGAACTGCCCGACCTCGCGTCGCGCCGCTTCGGCGGGACCGTGATGTGGGCGACCGACGAGCTGTTCGCCGAGAAGGAGAACCTCGTCAACCCGTGGGCGCCGGCGCACCGCGCCGATACGTTCGGCCCGAAGGGCCAGGTCTACGACGGCTGGGAGACCCGCCGCCACCGCGAACCGGGCGACGACCAGGCGATCCTGCGGCTGGGCCTGGCCGGGACAGTCGCGGGCGTCATCGTCGACACGGCGTTCTTCAAGGGCAACTACCCGCCGTTCGTCTCGGTCGAGGCGACGTCGGTGCCGGGCTACCCGAGCGCGGCCGAGCTGCTGTCGGCGGACTGGGACGTCCTGGTCGACCGCGCCCCGGCAGCCGGCCACACGGAGAACTTCTACGCGGTCAACGGCTCGCGCCGGTACACGCACGTGCGGTTGACCCAGCACCCGGACGGCGGCGTCGCGCGGCTCCGCGTGCACGGCGCGCCGATCCCGGACCCGGACCTGCTCGACCTGGACGCGCTCGACCTGGCGGCCCTGGAGAACGGTGCCGTGGTCACCGGCTGCAGCAACAAGTTTTATTCGTCGCCGAACAACATGCTCTCGCCCGGACTGGCGGCGCACCAGGCAGAGGGCTGGGAGACGGCCCGCCGCCGCGACGACGGCAACGACTGGGTGACCCTCCGCCTGGCCGGCGCGGGAATCGTCCGGTTCGCGGAGCTGGACACGAGCAACCTGAAGGGCAACGCCCCGGGCTGGGCATCGGTGAGCGGCCGCGACACGTATGGCGAGTGGGTGGATCTGCTGCCGAAGACGCGCCTGCAGCCGGACACCCGCCACCGGTTCGCGCTGAAGGACGGCCCGGAGGTAACCGAGGCCCGCCTGGACATTTATCCGGACGGCGGGCTGGCGAGGCTGCGGCTGTTCGGCCGGCTGACCGAAGCGGGCCGGACGAACTTGAAGGCCCGGTTCGCGAAGACGCGCTGA
- the allB gene encoding allantoinase AllB, which produces MDLVVRAARAVTAEGEVPATVGVDGGRIVAVEPGGASLSGDRELDLGDDVVLLPGLVDTHVHVNDPGRAEWEGFETATRAAAAGGVTTIVDMPLNSLPPTVDVAALEVKRKAATGRVHVDVGFWGGAIPGNLADLRGLHDAGVFGFKCFLLHSGVDEFPPLDPAGLDEALRELSSFDALMIVHAEDAHEIDEAPEPHGGRYVDFLRSRPRTAENLAISHVIEAARRHNARAHILHLSSSDALPLIAEARRDGVALTAETCPHYLSFIAEEIRDGATQFKCCPPIREAANRELLWQGLADGVIDCVVSDHSPCTPELKRFDSGDFGLAWGGISSLQLGLPAVWTQARQRGFALTDVVRWMAERPAAQAGMRRKGHLAVGFDADFCVFAPDEAFVVDVAKLKHRNPVSAYDRRPLAGVVRSTWLRGTEITGDEPRGALLTRGDC; this is translated from the coding sequence ATGGATCTTGTGGTGCGCGCGGCCCGAGCCGTCACGGCGGAGGGTGAGGTACCGGCGACGGTCGGCGTCGACGGCGGGCGGATCGTCGCGGTCGAACCCGGCGGCGCGTCGCTGTCCGGCGATCGCGAGCTCGACCTCGGCGACGACGTCGTGCTGCTGCCGGGACTCGTCGACACGCACGTCCACGTGAACGACCCCGGCCGCGCCGAGTGGGAGGGCTTCGAGACGGCGACCCGCGCGGCCGCCGCCGGCGGCGTGACCACGATCGTGGACATGCCGCTCAACAGCCTGCCCCCGACCGTCGACGTCGCGGCCCTGGAGGTCAAGCGCAAGGCGGCGACCGGCCGGGTGCACGTCGACGTCGGCTTTTGGGGTGGCGCGATTCCCGGCAACCTCGCGGACCTCCGGGGCCTGCACGACGCCGGCGTGTTCGGCTTCAAGTGCTTCCTGCTGCACTCGGGCGTCGACGAGTTCCCGCCGCTCGACCCGGCCGGCCTCGACGAAGCGTTGCGGGAGCTGAGCTCCTTCGACGCGCTGATGATCGTCCACGCCGAAGACGCGCACGAGATCGACGAAGCGCCGGAGCCGCACGGCGGTCGCTATGTCGACTTCTTGCGATCCCGGCCGCGCACGGCGGAAAATCTGGCGATTTCGCACGTGATCGAGGCGGCCCGCCGCCACAACGCGCGGGCGCACATCCTGCATCTGTCCTCATCGGACGCTCTCCCGCTGATCGCCGAGGCACGCCGCGACGGCGTGGCGCTGACCGCGGAGACCTGCCCGCACTACCTCAGCTTCATCGCCGAGGAAATCCGCGACGGCGCGACGCAGTTCAAGTGCTGCCCGCCGATCCGGGAGGCCGCGAACCGCGAGCTGCTTTGGCAGGGACTCGCCGACGGCGTGATCGACTGCGTCGTCAGCGATCACTCGCCGTGCACCCCGGAGCTGAAACGCTTCGACAGCGGCGATTTCGGTCTCGCGTGGGGCGGGATTTCGAGCCTTCAGCTGGGCTTGCCGGCGGTCTGGACGCAGGCGCGGCAACGTGGGTTCGCGTTGACCGACGTCGTCCGCTGGATGGCCGAACGTCCAGCCGCGCAGGCCGGGATGCGCCGCAAGGGCCACCTGGCGGTGGGGTTCGACGCCGACTTCTGCGTGTTCGCGCCGGACGAGGCGTTCGTGGTCGACGTCGCGAAACTGAAGCACCGCAACCCGGTCAGCGCCTACGACCGCCGCCCGCTCGCCGGCGTGGTGCGTTCGACGTGGCTGCGGGGCACCGAAATCACCGGCGACGAGCCGCGCGGCGCGTTGCTGACCCGGGGGGACTGCTGA